The following coding sequences are from one Halomonas sp. HAL1 window:
- a CDS encoding class I SAM-dependent DNA methyltransferase, with product MNMLIHDQLKGHVWEIANRLRGPYRPPQYRLVMLPMVVLRRLDCVLEPTKDKVLAEHEKLLARNTPENAMEKLLGKAADPKRSHPLYNTSPYTFEKLLGDPENIAPNLVAYINGFSPTARAIFERFKFTDQIEKLDASNRLFTIVKAMAEVDLHPKRIDNLQMGYLFEHLVMRFNEQANEEAGDHFTPREVIRLMANLVYTGEQDVYKPGIFRTIYDPTCGTGGMLSESEKFILDQNDQANLALYGQEYNDESWAICCSDMLIKDEDTSSIVLGDTLGDGKTRDGFQGHSFHYMLANPPFGVEWKDQKTVVEKEQKEMGFAGRFGAGLPAINDGSLLFLQHMIEKMHPYAEGSEDATGSKIAIVFNGSPLFSGDAGSGPSNIRRWIIENDWLDAIVALPDQLFYNTGIFTYVWLVTNRKAPERRGKVQLIDGTRFSQRMGKSLNNKRNEITEEQIRELTRLYGNYQDGEQTEVATDHKTGKREIRVVSRVFENREFGFLKVTVERPLRMNFEATAGRIAQLDEQTAFTNLAASKKRKNEAAAEREIEEGRALQAAIKNMLSSLAAKGQYSDRAIFDADLTDASKKSGLKILGTIKKAIFNALGKRDPNADICRDSKGRPEPDSELRDTENIPLPQGTQLPLPMQMGPDKPNDELVEAFRTHIEAYMASEVLPHVPDAWVDYSKTKVGYEIPINRHFYTYKPPRPLEEIESEINELEGEIAGLLKGVVG from the coding sequence ATGAATATGTTGATACATGACCAACTGAAAGGCCACGTTTGGGAAATCGCCAATCGACTGCGTGGCCCTTATCGTCCACCGCAATACCGTTTAGTCATGCTGCCCATGGTGGTGCTACGTCGACTGGATTGTGTTCTTGAACCAACCAAGGACAAGGTGCTTGCCGAGCACGAGAAACTGCTTGCCCGCAATACGCCTGAAAACGCCATGGAGAAGCTGCTGGGTAAAGCCGCTGACCCTAAGCGATCACATCCGCTATATAACACCAGTCCCTACACCTTCGAAAAGCTGTTGGGTGACCCCGAAAATATTGCCCCCAACCTGGTTGCTTACATCAACGGATTTTCACCTACCGCGCGTGCCATTTTCGAGCGTTTTAAATTTACAGATCAAATTGAAAAGCTCGATGCCAGCAACCGCTTATTCACTATTGTAAAAGCAATGGCCGAGGTGGATTTGCACCCTAAGCGTATCGACAACCTGCAAATGGGCTATTTGTTTGAGCATCTGGTGATGCGCTTTAACGAACAGGCCAATGAGGAGGCTGGGGATCACTTTACTCCGCGTGAAGTCATCCGTCTGATGGCTAACCTCGTTTATACTGGCGAACAAGACGTTTACAAGCCTGGTATTTTTCGCACCATTTATGATCCGACCTGTGGCACGGGCGGCATGTTGTCGGAATCGGAAAAATTTATTCTGGATCAAAACGACCAAGCGAATCTGGCCCTATACGGTCAGGAGTATAACGACGAATCCTGGGCTATCTGCTGCTCGGACATGCTGATCAAAGACGAGGACACCAGCAGCATCGTGCTGGGTGATACTCTGGGTGATGGCAAAACCCGCGACGGTTTTCAGGGCCATAGCTTTCACTACATGCTCGCTAATCCACCCTTTGGCGTGGAATGGAAAGATCAGAAAACCGTTGTCGAGAAGGAGCAAAAGGAAATGGGTTTTGCCGGCCGCTTTGGGGCTGGGCTACCCGCCATCAACGATGGCTCGCTGCTGTTCTTGCAGCATATGATCGAAAAGATGCACCCCTATGCCGAAGGCAGCGAAGACGCCACCGGCTCTAAGATTGCTATCGTCTTCAACGGCTCGCCGCTGTTCTCCGGTGATGCAGGCTCTGGCCCGTCTAATATTCGCCGTTGGATTATCGAAAATGATTGGCTGGATGCCATCGTTGCGCTCCCTGATCAGTTGTTCTACAACACCGGTATTTTCACTTACGTCTGGCTGGTCACCAACCGTAAAGCACCCGAGCGACGCGGCAAGGTGCAGTTAATTGATGGCACGCGTTTTTCCCAGCGTATGGGGAAGAGCCTTAACAATAAGCGCAATGAAATCACCGAAGAGCAGATCCGCGAACTGACCCGCCTTTACGGCAACTATCAGGATGGTGAACAGACAGAAGTGGCCACCGATCATAAAACGGGCAAGCGCGAAATCCGTGTGGTATCGCGTGTTTTCGAAAACCGCGAATTTGGGTTCCTTAAAGTGACGGTAGAGCGCCCACTGCGCATGAACTTTGAGGCCACAGCGGGACGCATTGCTCAGTTGGACGAACAGACGGCCTTTACTAACCTTGCTGCTTCCAAAAAGCGCAAGAACGAAGCAGCGGCTGAACGAGAGATTGAAGAAGGGCGAGCACTACAAGCGGCGATTAAAAACATGTTGTCGTCCTTGGCAGCCAAAGGCCAATACAGTGACCGCGCCATCTTCGATGCTGACCTGACGGATGCCAGCAAAAAAAGTGGGCTAAAAATTTTAGGAACGATCAAAAAAGCCATCTTTAATGCTTTGGGTAAGCGTGACCCTAACGCTGACATTTGCCGTGACAGCAAGGGCCGCCCAGAGCCGGATAGCGAACTACGTGACACGGAAAACATTCCGTTACCCCAAGGCACACAACTGCCTCTACCCATGCAAATGGGGCCGGATAAGCCCAACGATGAGTTGGTGGAGGCTTTCCGCACCCACATTGAAGCCTATATGGCGAGCGAAGTACTACCGCACGTGCCGGATGCCTGGGTGGACTACAGCAAAACCAAGGTCGGGTATGAGATTCCCATCAACCGGCATTTCTACACTTATAAGCCACCACGTCCACTGGAGGAGATCGAGTCGGAGATCAACGAGTTGGAAGGTGAGATTGCCGGGCTATTGAAGGGGGTGGTGGGATGA
- the guaA gene encoding glutamine-hydrolyzing GMP synthase, whose translation MSDIHAHKILILDFGSQYTQLIARRVREIGVYSEVRAFDITEEEIREYNPNGIIMAGGPESVTELDSPRAPQCVFEMGLPVFGICYGMQTMAEQLGGKVEGSNQREFGYAQIQIDENNALFKDIKDHVDAKSGKALLDVWMSHGDKVAQAPDAFTVTASTPSCPIAAMAWEEKQFYGVQFHPEVTHTLQGQRILEHFVLDICKAEKLWTPAQIIEDQVQRVREQVGDRHVLLGLSGGVDSSVVAALLHKAIGTQLTCVFVDNGLLRKAEGDQVMETFAKHMGVKVIRVDAEDLFLGKLKGEKDPEAKRKIIGNTFIDVFDDEASKIDGVEFLAQGTIYPDVIESAASKTGKAHVIKSHHNVGGLPETMKLKLVEPLRELFKDEVRKLGLELGLPYDMVYRHPFPGPGLGVRILGEVKKEYADILRDADAIFIEELRASGWYEKTSQAFAVFLPVKSVGVVGDGRRYEWVIALRAVETIDFMTARWAHLPYELLEKVSNRIINELEGVSRVTYDVSSKPPATIEWE comes from the coding sequence ATGAGTGACATTCACGCCCACAAGATTCTGATTCTCGACTTCGGCTCGCAGTACACCCAACTGATCGCCCGCCGCGTTCGCGAGATCGGTGTTTACTCCGAAGTCCGCGCGTTTGATATCACCGAAGAAGAGATCCGCGAGTACAACCCCAACGGCATTATCATGGCCGGTGGCCCGGAATCCGTGACGGAACTGGACTCCCCGCGTGCGCCGCAGTGCGTGTTTGAAATGGGCCTGCCGGTGTTTGGTATCTGCTACGGCATGCAAACTATGGCCGAGCAGCTGGGCGGTAAGGTAGAAGGCTCTAATCAGCGCGAATTCGGCTACGCGCAGATCCAGATCGACGAAAACAACGCGCTGTTCAAAGACATCAAAGACCACGTAGACGCTAAAAGCGGCAAAGCCCTGCTGGACGTATGGATGAGCCACGGTGACAAGGTCGCCCAAGCGCCCGACGCGTTCACCGTGACCGCCTCCACGCCGAGCTGCCCGATTGCCGCCATGGCCTGGGAAGAGAAGCAGTTTTACGGCGTACAGTTCCACCCGGAAGTGACCCACACCCTGCAGGGCCAGCGGATTCTCGAGCACTTCGTGCTGGATATTTGTAAAGCCGAAAAGCTCTGGACGCCCGCACAAATCATCGAAGACCAGGTACAGCGCGTGCGCGAGCAAGTGGGCGACCGCCACGTACTGCTCGGCCTCTCCGGCGGTGTGGATTCCTCTGTGGTTGCTGCGCTGCTGCACAAAGCGATTGGCACCCAGCTCACCTGCGTGTTCGTCGACAATGGCCTGCTGCGTAAAGCGGAAGGCGACCAGGTCATGGAAACCTTCGCCAAGCACATGGGCGTGAAGGTGATCCGCGTAGACGCCGAAGACCTGTTCCTCGGCAAGCTGAAGGGCGAAAAAGACCCGGAAGCCAAGCGCAAAATCATCGGCAACACCTTTATCGACGTATTCGATGACGAAGCCAGCAAGATCGACGGCGTCGAGTTCCTGGCCCAGGGCACCATCTACCCGGACGTGATCGAATCCGCTGCCTCTAAAACCGGCAAAGCGCACGTGATCAAATCCCACCACAACGTAGGTGGCCTGCCGGAAACCATGAAGCTCAAGCTGGTCGAGCCGCTGCGCGAACTGTTTAAAGACGAAGTGCGCAAACTCGGCCTGGAACTCGGCCTGCCCTACGATATGGTCTACCGCCACCCGTTCCCCGGCCCCGGCCTGGGCGTGCGTATTCTGGGCGAAGTGAAGAAAGAGTACGCCGACATCCTCCGCGATGCCGACGCTATCTTCATCGAAGAGCTACGCGCCTCTGGCTGGTACGAAAAAACCAGCCAAGCCTTTGCCGTGTTCCTGCCGGTGAAATCAGTAGGTGTCGTTGGCGACGGCCGCCGCTACGAATGGGTTATCGCGTTACGCGCGGTAGAAACCATCGACTTCATGACCGCCCGCTGGGCGCACCTGCCCTATGAGTTGCTGGAGAAGGTTTCTAACCGGATTATCAATGAGTTGGAAGGTGTTTCGCGGGTGACTTATGATGTTAGTAGTAAGCCGCCTGCTACTATTGAGTGGGAGTGA
- a CDS encoding restriction endonuclease subunit S, producing MSYFARSDELPAWVGALPGGWKSDWLKWSVRLSTERPTDEEQVHLPYISNEDIASWTGELLNDQPLPAESDGRKFQVDDVLLNKLRPYLAKVYHAGFNGVSSGELLCLRPSDIVLPRFLFYVLVSKGFIDSIDAETFGSKMPRADWEIVGHQPLPLPSFETQQRIAQFLDKKTAQIGGLIEKKRTLLNQLAEKRQALITRAVTKGLNPDVPMMPSGIDWLGDIPAHWEVKRLKFVTSAPLSYGANATAEFDEPAWPRFVRITDVDKLGRLRDETYRSLPPEVAKGYLLQPNDILLARSGATVGKSFIYKESWGVACYAGYLIRARISKKYDARFFYWFLNSKHYWEWVQSTFIQSTIQNISADRYGNLQIPLPVNKIEQERIVNFIENTCAELDGHFEKVMFSVERLEEYRSALITEAVTGKIGGLQ from the coding sequence ATGAGCTATTTCGCCAGAAGCGATGAACTGCCCGCTTGGGTTGGGGCCTTACCAGGTGGCTGGAAAAGCGATTGGCTCAAGTGGAGTGTTCGACTATCAACTGAGAGGCCCACGGATGAGGAGCAGGTGCATCTGCCATATATATCGAACGAAGACATCGCTTCGTGGACAGGAGAGCTGTTGAACGATCAACCACTGCCTGCGGAGTCGGATGGGCGGAAGTTTCAGGTTGATGATGTGTTGCTGAACAAACTTCGACCGTATCTTGCCAAGGTTTATCACGCCGGTTTTAACGGTGTGAGCTCTGGTGAACTACTTTGCCTCCGGCCCTCGGATATCGTTCTTCCCCGTTTTCTTTTCTATGTCCTCGTTTCCAAAGGATTCATCGACAGCATTGATGCGGAAACCTTTGGGTCAAAAATGCCTCGGGCTGATTGGGAAATTGTAGGTCACCAACCACTCCCTTTGCCTTCCTTCGAAACCCAACAACGCATAGCACAATTTCTGGATAAAAAAACCGCCCAGATTGGCGGTTTGATCGAAAAGAAGCGCACTTTACTAAATCAGCTGGCTGAAAAACGCCAAGCCCTGATCACTCGTGCCGTTACCAAGGGACTAAACCCCGACGTTCCAATGATGCCCTCCGGCATTGATTGGCTGGGGGATATTCCGGCACATTGGGAGGTGAAACGACTAAAATTTGTTACCTCGGCTCCTCTTTCTTATGGAGCGAATGCTACGGCTGAGTTTGATGAACCTGCATGGCCACGTTTTGTCAGGATTACTGATGTTGATAAGTTGGGACGATTACGCGACGAAACTTACCGTTCGTTGCCTCCTGAAGTTGCGAAAGGGTATTTGCTACAACCTAATGACATCCTTTTAGCGCGGAGTGGTGCAACCGTTGGGAAGAGTTTTATCTACAAGGAATCGTGGGGTGTCGCCTGTTATGCTGGCTACTTGATTCGCGCTCGAATTAGCAAGAAGTATGATGCTAGGTTCTTCTACTGGTTTCTTAACTCTAAGCACTATTGGGAATGGGTGCAGTCAACTTTTATACAAAGTACGATTCAAAACATCAGTGCTGACAGGTATGGGAACCTTCAAATACCTCTCCCCGTAAATAAAATCGAACAAGAGCGAATCGTAAATTTTATCGAAAATACTTGCGCGGAGCTTGATGGCCATTTTGAGAAAGTGATGTTCTCTGTCGAACGTCTTGAAGAATACCGCTCAGCACTAATTACTGAGGCTGTAACCGGTAAAATTGGAGGTTTGCAATGA